GGTGTCGAGCGTGAAATCCGCTTTCAGCGGCACGCCGACGAACTCCAGATTCGCCAGCTTCGCCGACATCTGATACATGACGAAACCCGGCACCGGCGCGAGCACCTTGGCGCCCGGCTGCGCGCACGCGATCGACACCATGCTGATGATTTCATCCGACCCGTTGCCGAGCAGCACGTCGCAGCCGGCGGGCACGCCCATCACACGCTTGATCTTCTCGATCAGCGCGTCCGGACGCGGCGCCGGATAGCGGTTCAGCGCGACGCCGGCCAGATGCTCGCCCAGATGCGCGGCCAGCACCGGCGGCAGCGTGAACGGATTTTCCATCGCGTCGAGCTTGATGTAGCCCGTGGCGTCCGGAACTGGATAGCTCGTCATCGCGAGCACGTCGCGGCGGATGATGTCTTGAGGTGTCGTCATAGGTCGGTGAAGCGGGTCGCAAGGGAACGCCGGCCCGGCGTTGGCGGCATGCGGGCCGCCACAGGTTGTCTGTATTGTCTTTATTAAACGAAGAACCGCGCGCAATCCGTCGCCGGCGTTCGCGGGCACCGGTTCGATGCCCGCGGCTTCAGCGCCGGATCAAGCGCGCTCAGCCGTTTTGCCGCATCCGGTATTCGGCGCTGCGGGCATGCGCCTGCAGGCCTTCGCCGTAAGCGAGTTCGGCGGCGATCTCGCCGAGCGTCTGCGCGCCTTCCGCGCTGACCTCGATCACGCTCGAACGTTTGAAGAAATCATAGACGCCCAACGGAGACGAGAACCGTGCGGTACGAGACGTAGGCAAAACGTGATTCGGCCCCGCGCAGTAGTCGCCGAGGCTCTCGCTGGTGTAGCGGCCGAGGAAGATCGCGCCGGCATGGCGGATCAGCTGGCCCCACTGATGCGGCTCCAGCGCGGAAATTTCGAGGTGTTCCGGGGCGATGTCGTTGGCGATCGCGCAGGCTTGCTCCATATCGCGTACCTTGACCAGCGCGCCGCGGCCTTCCAGCGACGCGCGGATCACGTCGCGGCGCGGCATGGTGGGCAGCAGTTCGTCGATTGCGTCTTTCACGCGGCCGATGAACGCGTCGTCCGGGCACAGCAGGATGGACTGCGCGAGTTCGTCGTGCTCGGCTTGCGAGAACAGGTCCATCGCGACCCAGCGCGGGTCCGTGGTGCCGTCGCACAGCACGAGGATTTCCGACGGCCCGGCGATCATGTCGATGCCGACCGTGCCGAACACGCGGCGCTTGGCCGACGCGACATACGCGTTGCCCGGACCGCAGATCTTGTCGACCGCGGGAATGGTTGCCGTGCCGTACGCCAGCGCGCCCACCGCCTGCGCGCCGCCGATCGTGAACACGCGGTCCACGCCGCCCAGCAGCGCGGCCGCGAGCACCAGCGGATTCTTCACACCGTCCGGCGTGGGTACGACCATGACGATTTCGCGCACGCCGGCCACTCGCGCCGGAATCGCGTTCATCAGCACCGACGACGGATACGCCGCCTTGCCGCCAGGCACGTAGATACCCGCGCGATCCAGCGGCGTGACCTTCTGGCCGAGCACGGTGCCGTCGGCTTCCGTGTACTGCCAGCTATGGCTGCCGCATTCGATCTTCTGCTTCTCGTGGTAGCCGCGCACCCGCGCCGCCGCCGCTTCGAGCGCCGCACGGCGCTTCGGCACAAGGCTTTCGAGCGCCGCTTCCAGTTCCGACATCGGCAGTTCGAGCGCGTCGACGCTCTTCGCCTCGACACGGTCGAAGCGCTTCGTGTACTCGAGCACCGCAGCATCGCCGCGCGCCTTCACGTCGTTCAGAATCTGCGCGACCGAGCGCTCGATTGCTTCGTCTTCGCTCGCCTCGAACGCGAGCACCGCGTGCAGCGACTTCTGGAAGTCGGGAGCGGTGGAATCGAGTTTGCGAATCTTGATAGACATACGGGTATCCGTTTCGGTAATGCGCGCTTTAGAACGTGGTCACACTGACACTATCAGGCCGTCGTGGCGCCGGCTTTCGACGCGCGTTCGAACGCGTCGAGGATCGGCCGCAACGCGGCGCGCTTGAGCTTCAGCGCCGCCTGGTTCACCACGAGGCGCGACGAAATCTGCATGATCTCTTCCACCTCGACCAGATTGTTGGCGCGCAAGGTATTGCCCGAACTCACCAGGTCGACGATCGCATCGGCGAGACCGACCAGCGGCGCCAGTTCCATCGAACCGTACAGCTTGATCAGATCGACGTGCACGCCCTTGGCAGCGAAATGCTCGCGGGCGGTTTCGACGTACTTGGTCGCCACGCGCAAGCGCGCGCCCTGGCGCACCGCGTTCGCGTAATCGAAACCGGCGGCGACCGCGACCGACATGCGGCAGCGCGCAATATCCAGATCGACCGGCTGATACAGGCCGCTGCCGCCATGTTCGAGCAACACGTCCTTGCCCGCGACGCCGAAGTCGGCCGCGCCGTATTCGACATAGGTCGGCACGTCGGTGGCGCGCACGATGATCACGCGCAGGTTCGCGTCCGTGGTCGGCAGAATCAGCTTGCGCGAGGTCTCCGGGTCTTCGGCCACTTCGATGCCGGCTGCGGCGAGCAGCGGCAACGTTTCCTCGAAGATACGCCCTTTCGACAACGCCAGCGTGAGCGGTGCGCTCACCGCCGGCGACGACGAAGTTTGCGGCATGGCGCTCATGCCTGGCTCCCCGAGACCCGGCGCACCTTCGCGCCGAGGGCGGTGAGCTTGGTTTCCATCCGGTCATAACCGCGGTCGAGGTGATAGATCCGGTCGATCAGCGTTTCACCGTCGGCGCGCAAGGCGGCGATCACGAGACTCGCGGACGCGCGCAGATCGGTCGCCATCACCTTCGCGCCGGACAGCTTGTCGACGCCGTTCACGAGCGCGGTGTTACCGTCGATCGTGATATTGGCGCCGAGGCGGTTCAGTTCCTGCACGTGCATGAAGCGGTTTTCGAAGATCGTTTCGACGACCTGCGAGGTGCCGGTCGCGATCGTGTTCAGCGCCATGAACTGCGCCTGCATGTCGGTCGGGAACGCCGGGTATTCCGAGGTGCGGAACGTGACCGCGCTCGGGCGCTTGTCCATGCGCACGCGCATCCAGTCGTCGCCCTCTTCGATGTTGACGCCGGCTTCGCGCAGCTTTTCGGTGACCGCTTCGAGAATCAGCGGACGCACTTTACGCAGGGTGACGTCGCCACCGGCCGCCGCCACCGCGCACAGGAACGTGCCGGCTTCGATCCGGTCCGGAATCACCGTGTGCTTCGCGCCATGCAGCTTGTCGACGCCCTGGACCACGAGGCGGTCCGTGCCGATGCCGTCGATCTTCGCGCCCATCGCGACCAGCAGATGCGCGAGGTCGCCGACTTCCGGCTCACGCGCCGCGTTCTCGATGACGGTTTCGCCTTCGGCCAGCACGGCTGCCATCAGCAGGTTTTCGGTGCCGGTCACGGTGATCATGTCGGTGACGATACGCGCGCCCTTCAGACGCTTCGCGCGCGCTTCGATGAAGCCGTGCTCGATCGTGATCTCGGCGCCCATGGCCTGCAGGCCCTTGATGTGCTGATCCACCGGACGCGCGCCGATCGCGCAGCCGCCCGGCAGCGAAACCCGCGCGTGACCGAAGCGCGCGAGCAGCGGCCCGAGCACGAGGATCGACGCGCGCATGGTCTTCACCATTTCGTACGGCGCGACGAGGTTATCCACCTTCGACGCGTTCAGCGACACGCGCCCCTCGCCACTTTCGATCTGCACGCCCATCTGGCCGAGCAGCTTGAGCATCGTGCGCACGTCCTGCAGGTCGGGCACGTTTTCCAGATGCACCGGCTCCGCGCTGAGCAGACTCGCGCACAGAATCGGCAACGCCGCATTCTTCGCACCCGAGACGACGACTTCACCCGACAGCGGGTAGCCACCTTCAATGACGAGTTTATCCATGCCTGTCAGTTCCTGATTAACCCGGACTTCGGCCGGGGCTGCTTTGACTGTGTTCGGCGCGCCGCTACCGGCGTCACGCCCTTCTTGAGTAATTCGCACTAAATTTCCAGATTACGCGTTCTGCCATTCGGCGGGCGTCAGCGTCTTCATGCTGAGCGCGTGGATTTCTTCGCGCATGCGGTCGCCGAGCGCCGCATACACGAGTTGATGTCGCTGGATCAGACGCTTGCCTTCGAAGCTCGGCGAAACGATGGTCGCAAAGAAATGCTGGCCGTCGCCTTCGACTTCGAGATGCTGGCAGGTGAGCCCAGCCGCGATGTATTGCTTGACCTGTTCGGGAGTCGGCAACATGAGAGAAGCTCCTGGTCAGTGGCGCAGTTTGTAGCCGGAGGCGAGCATGCGCATCGCCACCACGGCCAGCACCACAAAGAAACCGGCAACGATCGCGAGGCTCGCGAGCGGATTGATATCCGACATCCCGAAGAAACCGTAGCGAAAGCCGTCGATCATGTAGAAAAAGGGATTCAGCCGCGACACTTCGCGCCACACCGGCGGCAGCGTGTGCGTGGAGTAGAACACGCCCGAGAGGAACGTGAGCGGCATGATCAGAAAATTTTGAAACGCCGCAAGCTGATCGAATTTGTCGGCCCAGATACCGGCGATCAAACCGAGCGTACCGAGAATCGCCGCGCCGAAAATCGCGAACAGAATGATGTAGAGCGGCGCGCTGAAACTGACCGGCACGAACCAGATCGTCACGATGAATACGCCGAAGCCGACCGCCAGCCCGCGCGCCACGGCCGCGAGCACATAGGCGCCGAACATCTCGTAGTGCGACAGCGGCGGCAGCAACACGAACACCAGATTGCCCGTGATCTTCGACTGGATCAGCGAGGACGAGCTATTGGCAAACGAATTTTGCAACACGCTCATCATCACGAGACCCGGAATCAGAAAACTCGTGTATTCGACGCCCGGATAAACCTGCACGTGACCGCTCAGCGCGTGGCCGAAAATCGTCAGATACAGGAGCGCGGTGATGACCGGCGCCAGCACGGTCTGGAACGCCACCTTCCAGAAACGCAGGAGCTCCTTGTAAAACAGCGTACGGAAACCGCTCATGCAAGCCCCTCGATCACTTCCGGACCGTTCATCACCTGAACGAACACATCTTCGAGGTCGGCTTTGCGCACCTCGATTTCTTCAAATATGCAGCCCGCTGCGCGGCACTGCGCGAGAATTTTTTCGACGTCGTCGTAGCTCGCCAGACGAAGCAGATGCTGGCGGCCATTGCCGTTGCCCGTGCCGCTTTCCACTTCGAGCGGACGCAGATCGGTCGGCAAGACGCCTTGCGAGAAACGCAGAAACAGTTGCATGCCGGCAAAGCGTTGCAGCAGCGTGCTGGTGCGTTCGAGCGCCACCACCTCG
The nucleotide sequence above comes from Paraburkholderia aromaticivorans. Encoded proteins:
- the hisD gene encoding histidinol dehydrogenase, translating into MSIKIRKLDSTAPDFQKSLHAVLAFEASEDEAIERSVAQILNDVKARGDAAVLEYTKRFDRVEAKSVDALELPMSELEAALESLVPKRRAALEAAAARVRGYHEKQKIECGSHSWQYTEADGTVLGQKVTPLDRAGIYVPGGKAAYPSSVLMNAIPARVAGVREIVMVVPTPDGVKNPLVLAAALLGGVDRVFTIGGAQAVGALAYGTATIPAVDKICGPGNAYVASAKRRVFGTVGIDMIAGPSEILVLCDGTTDPRWVAMDLFSQAEHDELAQSILLCPDDAFIGRVKDAIDELLPTMPRRDVIRASLEGRGALVKVRDMEQACAIANDIAPEHLEISALEPHQWGQLIRHAGAIFLGRYTSESLGDYCAGPNHVLPTSRTARFSSPLGVYDFFKRSSVIEVSAEGAQTLGEIAAELAYGEGLQAHARSAEYRMRQNG
- the hisG gene encoding ATP phosphoribosyltransferase translates to MSAMPQTSSSPAVSAPLTLALSKGRIFEETLPLLAAAGIEVAEDPETSRKLILPTTDANLRVIIVRATDVPTYVEYGAADFGVAGKDVLLEHGGSGLYQPVDLDIARCRMSVAVAAGFDYANAVRQGARLRVATKYVETAREHFAAKGVHVDLIKLYGSMELAPLVGLADAIVDLVSSGNTLRANNLVEVEEIMQISSRLVVNQAALKLKRAALRPILDAFERASKAGATTA
- a CDS encoding BolA family protein is translated as MLPTPEQVKQYIAAGLTCQHLEVEGDGQHFFATIVSPSFEGKRLIQRHQLVYAALGDRMREEIHALSMKTLTPAEWQNA
- a CDS encoding ABC transporter permease; translated protein: MSGFRTLFYKELLRFWKVAFQTVLAPVITALLYLTIFGHALSGHVQVYPGVEYTSFLIPGLVMMSVLQNSFANSSSSLIQSKITGNLVFVLLPPLSHYEMFGAYVLAAVARGLAVGFGVFIVTIWFVPVSFSAPLYIILFAIFGAAILGTLGLIAGIWADKFDQLAAFQNFLIMPLTFLSGVFYSTHTLPPVWREVSRLNPFFYMIDGFRYGFFGMSDINPLASLAIVAGFFVVLAVVAMRMLASGYKLRH
- the murA gene encoding UDP-N-acetylglucosamine 1-carboxyvinyltransferase, whose translation is MDKLVIEGGYPLSGEVVVSGAKNAALPILCASLLSAEPVHLENVPDLQDVRTMLKLLGQMGVQIESGEGRVSLNASKVDNLVAPYEMVKTMRASILVLGPLLARFGHARVSLPGGCAIGARPVDQHIKGLQAMGAEITIEHGFIEARAKRLKGARIVTDMITVTGTENLLMAAVLAEGETVIENAAREPEVGDLAHLLVAMGAKIDGIGTDRLVVQGVDKLHGAKHTVIPDRIEAGTFLCAVAAAGGDVTLRKVRPLILEAVTEKLREAGVNIEEGDDWMRVRMDKRPSAVTFRTSEYPAFPTDMQAQFMALNTIATGTSQVVETIFENRFMHVQELNRLGANITIDGNTALVNGVDKLSGAKVMATDLRASASLVIAALRADGETLIDRIYHLDRGYDRMETKLTALGAKVRRVSGSQA